From Citricoccus sp. SGAir0253, a single genomic window includes:
- the hisI gene encoding phosphoribosyl-AMP cyclohydrolase produces the protein MDHTAPPDGTPAPDVLDPAISRLLKKTADGLVAAIAQQHDTGEVLMLGWMDEEALRRTLASGRATYYSRSRREYWRKGDTSGHTQAVVSVSLDCDGDALLVRVDQTGAACHTGTRTCFDGRRLPMDAVPAPGPTTWPVPGDARA, from the coding sequence ATGGACCACACCGCCCCGCCCGACGGCACCCCCGCGCCTGACGTGCTCGATCCCGCCATCTCCCGGCTGCTGAAGAAGACCGCGGACGGCCTCGTCGCCGCCATCGCCCAGCAGCACGACACCGGCGAGGTGCTGATGCTCGGCTGGATGGACGAGGAGGCGCTGCGCCGGACCCTCGCCTCGGGCCGGGCCACCTACTACTCGCGGTCGCGCCGGGAGTACTGGCGCAAGGGGGACACCTCCGGCCACACCCAGGCGGTGGTCTCCGTGTCCCTCGACTGCGACGGCGACGCCCTGCTGGTGCGCGTGGACCAGACCGGGGCGGCGTGCCACACCGGCACCCGCACGTGCTTCGACGGCCGCCGGCTGCCGATGGACGCGGTCCCCGCCCCCGGCCCCACCACGTGGCCCGTCCCGGGGGACGCCCGTGCGTGA
- a CDS encoding TIGR03085 family metal-binding protein — translation MPKNSPQASPEAPPRDFTAASRDALVEALLAAGPGQPTLCEGWQTQHLAAHVVLREGSPLVAGLVVPPLASRLERRTRELGDAAASPEAYQRLVERIAAGPRPGRFAGRLRHAAPVRRAAQAANLLEFYVHTEDVRRAQHRWAPRRLAAPYADALFTELLRTARLHYRTEPTGVILARSTGQRVVARRPGPGEASRTIAGPAGELVLHAFGRRDSALVVVD, via the coding sequence ATGCCGAAGAACTCCCCCCAGGCCTCGCCCGAGGCCCCGCCGCGCGACTTCACCGCGGCGTCCCGCGACGCCCTCGTGGAGGCGCTGCTCGCCGCCGGACCGGGACAGCCGACGCTGTGCGAGGGCTGGCAGACCCAGCACCTGGCGGCGCACGTGGTGCTGCGGGAGGGCTCCCCGCTCGTCGCGGGCCTGGTGGTGCCGCCGCTGGCCTCCCGGCTGGAGCGGCGCACGCGGGAGCTCGGGGACGCGGCGGCGAGCCCCGAGGCCTACCAGCGGCTCGTCGAGCGCATCGCCGCCGGGCCGCGGCCCGGCCGGTTCGCGGGCCGGCTGCGGCACGCCGCCCCGGTCCGCCGTGCCGCCCAGGCCGCGAACCTGCTCGAGTTCTACGTGCACACCGAGGACGTGCGGCGGGCCCAGCACCGCTGGGCCCCGCGCCGGCTGGCGGCCCCGTACGCGGACGCCCTGTTCACGGAACTGCTCCGCACGGCACGGCTGCACTACCGTACCGAGCCCACCGGGGTCATCCTGGCCCGCAGCACGGGACAGCGCGTCGTCGCGCGCCGCCCGGGCCCCGGCGAGGCGTCCCGCACGATCGCCGGGCCCGCCGGCGAGCTCGTCCTGCACGCCTTCGGCCGCCGGGACAGCGCCCTCGTCGTCGTCGACTGA
- a CDS encoding dsRBD fold-containing protein: MTHTWTVTVELFSTEDGGDVNRGIDDRDAEDRLSTAHARLTMADGTTLEGFGRARRNPIDREVPEIGEELAAARALRDLADRLLNATSDDLSAVEHTRIHLAG; encoded by the coding sequence ATGACGCACACCTGGACGGTCACCGTGGAGCTGTTCTCCACCGAGGACGGCGGTGACGTGAACCGTGGCATCGACGACCGTGACGCCGAGGACCGCCTGAGCACGGCGCACGCCCGGCTCACCATGGCCGACGGCACCACGCTGGAGGGCTTCGGCCGGGCGCGGCGCAACCCGATCGACCGGGAGGTGCCGGAGATCGGGGAGGAGCTGGCGGCCGCGCGGGCGCTGCGGGACCTCGCGGACCGGCTGCTCAACGCCACCTCGGACGACCTCTCCGCCGTGGAGCACACCCGGATCCACCTCGCCGGCTGA
- a CDS encoding N-acetyltransferase produces MRFSSGITRRANSVLSTVVPGDPAAVAAAVDEVERRSAERWLAPTFQVWEPAPGSAGTADAAGRAGAEDAGFLEGQRRLAALLEARGYTTVAPTRVLWMGREGIPRDTQWDPRVIVSETLSDTWLDAHMGPSAGGVDPASRLVYRRLLTGGSSRFYSYQDGQGVPAAIAKVSLVQDGDATFGGVYGLKVRPDRRGAGLVRRIIEAMFHHAVRMGLDGVWIQVEERSERALALSAELGFATAARYRYLTRPT; encoded by the coding sequence GTGCGCTTCTCCTCCGGCATCACGCGGCGGGCCAACAGCGTGCTGTCCACCGTGGTGCCCGGGGACCCGGCCGCGGTGGCGGCCGCCGTCGACGAGGTCGAGCGGCGCAGCGCCGAGCGGTGGCTCGCCCCCACCTTCCAGGTCTGGGAACCGGCGCCCGGCAGCGCGGGCACCGCCGACGCCGCGGGGCGGGCCGGCGCCGAGGACGCCGGGTTCCTCGAGGGCCAGCGCCGCCTCGCCGCCCTGCTCGAGGCCCGCGGCTACACCACCGTCGCGCCCACGCGCGTGCTGTGGATGGGCCGGGAGGGCATCCCGCGGGACACCCAGTGGGACCCGCGCGTGATCGTCTCCGAGACGCTCTCGGACACGTGGCTGGACGCCCACATGGGACCCTCCGCGGGCGGCGTGGACCCGGCCAGCCGGCTCGTGTACCGCCGGCTGCTCACCGGCGGCAGCAGCCGCTTCTACAGCTACCAGGACGGCCAGGGGGTGCCCGCGGCGATCGCCAAGGTCTCGCTCGTGCAGGACGGGGACGCGACCTTCGGCGGGGTGTACGGCCTCAAGGTGCGCCCGGACCGCCGCGGCGCGGGCCTCGTGCGCCGCATCATCGAGGCGATGTTCCACCACGCCGTGCGGATGGGCCTGGACGGGGTGTGGATCCAGGTCGAGGAGCGCTCGGAGCGCGCCCTGGCGCTGAGCGCCGAGCTGGGGTTCGCGACGGCGGCGCGGTACCGCTACCTGACGCGGCCCACCTGA
- the hisF gene encoding imidazole glycerol phosphate synthase subunit HisF: protein MTVAVRVIPCLDVDAGRVVKGVRFEDLRDAGDPVELARRYNEAGADELTFLDVTASTADRSTTYDVVAQTAEEVFIPLTVGGGVRTVEDVDRLLRSGADKVSINTAAVARPGVIDEITRRFGSQVLTLSLDARRTDDPSVASGFEVTTHGGRQGTGIDAVQWCREAAERGVGEILLNSIDADGTKEGFDLEMIRAVRAATTVPLIASGGAGAPEHFPPAIEAGADAVLAASIFHFGPVDMIARVKQAIREAGHPVR, encoded by the coding sequence ATGACCGTTGCCGTACGCGTGATCCCGTGCCTGGACGTCGATGCCGGGCGGGTCGTCAAGGGCGTGAGGTTCGAGGACCTGCGCGACGCCGGCGACCCCGTGGAGTTGGCGCGCCGGTACAACGAGGCCGGCGCCGACGAGCTGACCTTCCTCGACGTCACCGCCTCCACGGCGGACCGCTCCACCACCTATGACGTGGTGGCGCAGACCGCCGAGGAGGTCTTCATCCCGCTGACCGTCGGCGGCGGCGTGCGCACGGTCGAGGACGTGGACCGGCTGCTGCGCTCGGGCGCGGACAAGGTGTCCATCAACACCGCCGCGGTGGCCCGCCCCGGGGTGATCGACGAGATCACCCGGCGGTTCGGCTCGCAGGTGCTGACCCTGTCCCTCGATGCCCGACGCACCGACGACCCGTCCGTGGCCTCGGGCTTCGAGGTCACCACGCACGGCGGCCGGCAGGGCACCGGCATCGACGCCGTGCAGTGGTGCCGGGAGGCGGCCGAGCGGGGCGTGGGCGAGATCCTGCTCAACTCCATCGATGCCGACGGCACGAAGGAGGGCTTCGACCTCGAGATGATCCGGGCCGTGCGCGCCGCGACCACGGTGCCGCTCATCGCCTCGGGCGGCGCGGGCGCCCCCGAGCACTTCCCGCCGGCCATCGAGGCCGGCGCCGACGCGGTGCTGGCCGCGTCCATCTTCCACTTCGGTCCCGTGGACATGATCGCCCGGGTCAAGCAGGCGATCCGGGAGGCCGGCCATCCTGTCCGCTGA
- the hisG gene encoding ATP phosphoribosyltransferase produces MLRIAVPNKGALSDAARDMLKEAGYLQRRDNRELVMMDPENQVEFFYLRPRDIAVYVGQGTLDIGLTGRDLFQDAQVGDSAEEIMALGFGRSTFRFAAPVGRFSSLADLAGKRIATSYDGLLEDYLATQSVKPEKIVHLDGAVESSVNLGVADAIADVVETGSTLKAAGMETFGEPIMRSEAIIIGQTGKRPEGLDVLLRRLQGVLVARRYVMIDYDVSRENLERASAVTPGLESPTISPLRDEGWVAVRSMVRKEDTNKVMDELYDLGARAILVSAIHAIRI; encoded by the coding sequence ATGCTGCGCATCGCCGTTCCCAACAAGGGAGCCCTGTCCGACGCCGCCCGCGACATGCTCAAGGAGGCCGGCTACCTGCAGCGGCGCGACAACCGCGAGCTGGTCATGATGGACCCGGAGAACCAGGTGGAGTTCTTCTACCTGCGCCCGCGGGACATCGCCGTCTACGTGGGCCAGGGCACCCTGGACATCGGCCTGACCGGGCGTGACCTGTTCCAGGACGCGCAGGTGGGCGACTCCGCCGAGGAGATCATGGCCCTGGGCTTCGGCCGCTCCACCTTCCGCTTCGCCGCCCCCGTGGGCCGGTTCTCCTCGCTGGCGGACCTCGCCGGCAAGCGCATCGCCACGAGCTACGACGGGCTGCTCGAGGACTACCTGGCCACCCAGTCGGTCAAGCCGGAGAAGATCGTGCACCTCGACGGCGCCGTCGAGTCCTCGGTGAACCTCGGGGTGGCGGACGCCATCGCGGACGTCGTGGAGACCGGCAGCACCCTCAAGGCGGCCGGGATGGAGACCTTCGGGGAGCCGATCATGCGCTCCGAGGCCATCATCATCGGCCAGACCGGCAAGCGCCCGGAGGGCCTGGACGTGCTGCTGCGCCGCCTGCAGGGCGTCCTGGTGGCCCGCCGCTACGTGATGATCGACTACGACGTGAGCCGGGAGAACCTCGAGCGGGCCTCCGCCGTGACCCCCGGCCTGGAGTCGCCCACCATCTCGCCGCTGCGCGACGAGGGCTGGGTGGCCGTGCGCTCGATGGTGCGGAAGGAGGACACCAACAAGGTCATGGACGAGCTCTACGACCTCGGCGCCCGCGCCATCCTGGTGTCCGCCATCCACGCGATCCGCATCTGA
- a CDS encoding phosphoribosyl-ATP diphosphatase, giving the protein MKTFDELFAELSHKAETRPEGSGTVRELDSGIHGIGKKIVEEAAEVWMAAEHESDAEAAEEISQLLYHLQVMMIAKGLSLQDVYRHL; this is encoded by the coding sequence GTGAAAACCTTCGATGAACTCTTCGCCGAGCTGAGCCACAAGGCCGAGACCCGGCCGGAGGGATCCGGCACCGTCCGGGAACTGGACTCCGGGATCCACGGCATCGGCAAGAAGATCGTGGAGGAGGCGGCCGAGGTCTGGATGGCCGCGGAGCACGAGTCCGACGCCGAGGCCGCCGAGGAGATCTCGCAGCTGCTGTACCACCTGCAGGTGATGATGATCGCCAAGGGCCTGAGCCTTCAGGACGTGTACCGGCACCTCTAG
- the ribH gene encoding 6,7-dimethyl-8-ribityllumazine synthase, whose product MSGHGAPAGLDTTAARGAGLRVAIVAAQWHEQVMDGLLAGARRAAAEAGIEPVVVRVPGTFELPVAAARLAPRVDAVVALGVVVRGGTPHFEYVCSGATTGLVDVSVRTGTPVGFGVLTCDTEEQALDRAGLEGSSEDKGYEAFQAAVLAELALR is encoded by the coding sequence ATGAGCGGACACGGCGCACCGGCAGGACTCGACACGACGGCGGCGCGCGGCGCCGGGCTGCGGGTGGCGATCGTCGCCGCCCAGTGGCACGAGCAGGTGATGGACGGCCTGCTGGCCGGCGCGCGCCGGGCCGCCGCCGAAGCGGGCATCGAGCCGGTCGTGGTCCGCGTCCCGGGGACCTTCGAGCTGCCCGTGGCGGCGGCCCGGCTGGCCCCGCGCGTGGACGCGGTGGTGGCGCTCGGCGTCGTGGTCCGGGGCGGGACCCCGCACTTCGAGTACGTGTGCTCCGGGGCCACCACGGGACTCGTGGACGTCTCCGTGCGCACCGGGACCCCCGTGGGCTTCGGCGTGCTGACGTGCGACACCGAGGAGCAGGCGCTGGACCGGGCCGGGCTCGAGGGCTCGAGCGAGGACAAGGGCTACGAGGCCTTCCAGGCGGCCGTGCTGGCCGAGCTGGCCCTGCGCTGA
- the ribB gene encoding 3,4-dihydroxy-2-butanone-4-phosphate synthase has protein sequence MSAIVLDPIGAAVAAIAAGRAVIVVDDEDRENEGDIVFAADAATPEIVALTVRHTSGVLCVPMPADVARRLDLPPMTDRNEDPKGTAYTVSCDAIAGTTTGISAADRATTLKVLADPSSTADLVSRPGHVFPLIAADGGVAERRGHTEASVELARLAGRAPVGAIAELVNDDGTMMRLPALRRFADRHGMPLVSIEDLVAYLERGGDPAGERPGSTAVPTVSLPTRYGTFEVSVHPDHETGAEHLVLTAPVPAGVEAPDRAPLVRLHSECLTGDVFGSERCDCGEQLDRALRQSAAEGGTVIYLRGHEGRGIGLANKIMTYALQDAGMDTVAANEHLGLPADARSYRSAAAILRRMGLFRIRLVTNNPDKAAQLTRAGIHVEEIVPSPAIVTEHNRGYLTTKRDRMAHRLAGELVPAHSSTTAGTAGTRPTAPASRIPTTTTPGGHP, from the coding sequence ATGAGCGCGATCGTGCTGGACCCCATCGGCGCGGCCGTCGCCGCCATCGCCGCCGGCCGGGCCGTCATCGTGGTGGACGACGAGGACCGCGAGAACGAGGGCGACATCGTCTTCGCGGCCGACGCCGCCACCCCGGAGATCGTGGCCCTGACCGTCCGCCACACCTCGGGCGTGCTGTGCGTGCCGATGCCGGCCGACGTCGCCCGCCGGCTCGACCTGCCGCCCATGACGGACCGCAACGAGGACCCCAAGGGCACCGCGTACACGGTCTCGTGCGACGCGATCGCCGGCACCACGACCGGCATCTCCGCCGCCGACCGGGCGACGACGCTCAAGGTCCTCGCGGACCCCTCCTCCACGGCCGACCTCGTCAGCCGCCCCGGCCACGTGTTCCCCCTCATCGCCGCGGACGGCGGGGTCGCCGAGCGCCGGGGCCACACGGAGGCCTCGGTGGAGCTCGCCCGGCTCGCCGGGCGGGCCCCCGTGGGGGCGATCGCCGAGCTGGTCAACGACGACGGCACCATGATGCGCCTGCCCGCGTTGCGGCGCTTCGCCGACCGGCACGGCATGCCCCTCGTCTCGATCGAGGACCTCGTGGCCTACCTCGAGCGCGGCGGCGACCCGGCCGGCGAGCGGCCCGGCTCCACCGCGGTGCCCACCGTGAGCCTGCCCACGCGCTACGGCACCTTCGAGGTCTCCGTGCACCCCGACCACGAGACGGGGGCGGAACACCTCGTGCTGACGGCCCCCGTGCCCGCGGGCGTGGAGGCCCCGGACCGGGCCCCGCTCGTGCGGCTGCACTCCGAGTGCCTCACGGGGGACGTGTTCGGCTCCGAGCGCTGCGACTGCGGCGAGCAGCTGGACCGGGCCCTGCGCCAGAGCGCCGCCGAGGGCGGGACCGTGATCTACCTGCGCGGCCACGAGGGCCGCGGCATCGGCCTGGCCAACAAGATCATGACCTACGCCCTCCAGGACGCGGGCATGGACACCGTGGCGGCCAACGAGCACCTGGGCCTGCCGGCTGACGCGCGCAGCTACCGCTCCGCGGCCGCCATCCTGCGCCGCATGGGCCTGTTCCGGATCCGGCTCGTCACCAACAACCCGGACAAGGCGGCCCAGCTGACCCGGGCGGGCATCCACGTCGAGGAGATCGTGCCCAGCCCGGCCATCGTCACCGAGCACAACCGCGGCTACCTCACCACCAAGCGCGACCGCATGGCCCACCGGCTCGCCGGGGAGCTCGTCCCGGCGCACAGCAGCACCACCGCGGGCACCGCCGGCACCCGGCCGACGGCCCCCGCATCCCGCATCCCCACCACCACGACCCCCGGAGGACACCCATGA
- a CDS encoding riboflavin synthase has translation MFTGIITELGTVTAVEPLPDLDAARLSVQAPGSVGDLGLGGSIAVNGTCLTATTIDPTAGTVTVDVMGETLRRTTTGSLRAGDRVNLERCVPAAGRLDGHVVQGHVDGTGTIARIQVHGDWRQVRIALPPGLGRYVAEKGSIAVDGVSLTVTTVSEPSAAASGAGDWFEVGVIPATLAETTLGSRVVGDAVNLEVDVLAKYAARLLDYDRAAGEAVATAAAAAGTVGTGARA, from the coding sequence ATGTTCACCGGAATCATCACCGAACTCGGCACGGTCACGGCCGTCGAGCCGCTGCCGGACCTGGACGCCGCACGGCTCTCCGTGCAGGCCCCCGGATCCGTGGGCGACCTCGGCCTGGGCGGCTCGATCGCCGTCAACGGCACCTGCCTGACGGCCACGACGATCGACCCCACGGCCGGCACCGTCACCGTCGACGTCATGGGCGAGACCCTTCGCCGCACCACCACCGGGTCCCTGCGCGCCGGGGACCGCGTCAACCTCGAGCGCTGCGTGCCGGCCGCCGGCCGGCTCGACGGCCACGTCGTGCAGGGCCACGTCGACGGCACCGGCACGATCGCCCGCATCCAGGTCCACGGCGACTGGCGCCAGGTCCGGATCGCCCTGCCGCCGGGGCTGGGCCGCTACGTCGCCGAGAAGGGCTCCATCGCCGTCGACGGCGTGTCCCTGACCGTGACCACGGTGAGCGAGCCGTCCGCCGCGGCCTCCGGCGCCGGGGACTGGTTCGAGGTGGGCGTCATCCCCGCCACCCTCGCCGAGACCACCCTGGGCTCGCGCGTGGTGGGGGACGCGGTGAACCTCGAGGTCGACGTGCTGGCGAAGTACGCGGCGCGGCTGCTCGACTACGACCGCGCCGCCGGCGAGGCCGTCGCCACCGCCGCCGCAGCCGCCGGGACCGTCGGGACGGGGGCGCGGGCATGA
- the ribD gene encoding bifunctional diaminohydroxyphosphoribosylaminopyrimidine deaminase/5-amino-6-(5-phosphoribosylamino)uracil reductase RibD: MSAGRPLDVAVAEALRGPRGANPLVGAVVTAGPDDAPRILATGHHRGRGTAHAEVDALAALARTLDGGPVPADATLWVTLEPCDHHGTTGPCSEAVLASGVRRVRYAVADPTGPDGGGAARLSAAGLDVAQVPDDGAAHALNRRWLRARDAGRPFVTGHLAQSLDGRVAAADGTSQWITGAASRRHAHEVRSRVDAIVVGTGTVLADDPRLTARRDDGTDHPVQPVPVVQGRRPVPAAAALRRGRDDDAAGAAGSWVHVPEHDPAALLDRLAALDGPWPHGGRRPGHVLIEGGPTVLSAWLEADLVDEVFVYQAPLVIGHGPSGLHWPAHTTLSQSRTLVLDDAETGGPRRLGDDILIHLAA, translated from the coding sequence GTGAGCGCCGGCCGGCCGCTCGACGTCGCGGTCGCCGAGGCCCTGCGGGGCCCGCGCGGCGCCAACCCGCTGGTCGGCGCCGTCGTCACCGCCGGGCCGGACGACGCCCCGCGGATCCTCGCCACCGGCCACCACCGCGGCCGGGGCACCGCCCACGCCGAGGTGGACGCCCTGGCGGCGCTGGCCCGGACGCTCGACGGCGGCCCCGTCCCGGCGGACGCCACCCTGTGGGTGACGCTCGAGCCCTGCGACCACCACGGCACGACCGGCCCATGCAGCGAGGCCGTCCTCGCCTCCGGCGTGCGCCGGGTGCGCTACGCCGTCGCCGACCCCACGGGTCCCGACGGCGGCGGGGCGGCCCGGCTGTCCGCCGCCGGCCTCGACGTGGCCCAGGTCCCCGACGACGGTGCCGCGCACGCGCTCAACCGCCGCTGGCTGCGGGCCCGCGACGCCGGCCGGCCCTTCGTCACCGGCCACCTCGCGCAGTCCCTCGACGGACGGGTCGCGGCCGCCGACGGGACGAGCCAGTGGATCACCGGCGCCGCCTCGCGCCGCCACGCCCACGAGGTCCGCTCGCGCGTGGACGCGATCGTCGTCGGCACCGGCACCGTGCTGGCCGACGACCCGCGGCTCACCGCGCGGCGCGACGACGGCACCGACCACCCGGTCCAGCCGGTCCCCGTCGTCCAGGGCCGCCGCCCGGTGCCCGCCGCGGCCGCCCTGCGCCGCGGCCGGGACGACGATGCCGCCGGTGCCGCCGGCAGCTGGGTGCACGTGCCCGAGCACGACCCCGCGGCCCTCCTGGACCGGCTCGCGGCCCTGGACGGGCCGTGGCCCCACGGCGGGCGCCGTCCCGGCCACGTGCTCATCGAGGGCGGCCCGACCGTGCTCTCGGCCTGGCTCGAGGCGGACCTCGTGGACGAGGTGTTCGTCTACCAGGCCCCCCTCGTCATCGGCCACGGGCCCTCCGGCCTGCACTGGCCCGCCCACACGACCCTCAGCCAGTCCCGGACCCTCGTCCTGGACGACGCCGAGACCGGCGGTCCACGCCGGCTCGGCGACGACATCCTCATCCACCTCGCTGCCTGA
- the pnuC gene encoding nicotinamide riboside transporter PnuC — translation MDLMRWLVDLFTWYIPVAGGGLLVREVVGNVFGLASALGGMRRRVWAWPVGIASNLILLTVFLSSLFGGADTATLLGQAGRQLMFIAVSVYGWTRWRGARAARSGSPGGADGAAIAPRWAGWRVRTGIVLALVGGTAALTPLFRELGSYEPVWADAWTFVGSLIATYGMARGWVEFWLVWVAVDVVGVPLLFSAGYYASAVMYLFYGGFTLVGFFVWARARATEKPRVETVLPDPMLQPAATAGVAP, via the coding sequence ATGGACCTCATGCGGTGGCTCGTCGACCTGTTCACCTGGTACATCCCCGTCGCCGGCGGGGGACTGCTGGTGCGCGAGGTGGTCGGCAACGTCTTCGGCCTGGCCTCGGCCCTGGGCGGCATGCGCCGCCGGGTGTGGGCGTGGCCGGTCGGCATCGCCAGCAACCTGATCCTGCTCACGGTGTTCCTCTCCAGCCTGTTCGGCGGGGCGGACACCGCGACCCTGCTCGGCCAGGCCGGCCGCCAGCTCATGTTCATCGCCGTGTCCGTCTACGGCTGGACGCGCTGGCGCGGCGCCCGTGCCGCCCGGTCCGGATCCCCCGGCGGGGCCGACGGCGCGGCGATCGCCCCGCGCTGGGCCGGCTGGCGCGTGCGCACCGGCATCGTGCTCGCCCTCGTGGGCGGCACCGCCGCGCTCACCCCGCTGTTCCGCGAGCTCGGCTCCTACGAGCCGGTCTGGGCGGATGCGTGGACCTTCGTCGGCTCCCTCATCGCCACCTACGGGATGGCCCGTGGCTGGGTCGAGTTCTGGCTCGTCTGGGTCGCGGTCGACGTGGTGGGGGTGCCCTTGCTCTTCAGCGCCGGCTACTACGCCAGCGCGGTCATGTACCTGTTCTACGGGGGCTTCACCCTCGTCGGCTTCTTCGTGTGGGCCCGGGCGCGGGCCACGGAGAAGCCGCGCGTGGAGACCGTCCTGCCGGACCCGATGCTGCAGCCGGCCGCGACCGCCGGGGTGGCACCGTGA
- the rpe gene encoding ribulose-phosphate 3-epimerase, producing the protein MPHHAEHTRGIHIHPSILSADFARLAEELGRIGSADAVHVDVMDNHFVPNLTLGLPVVQAIRGATDLPLDVHLMIEDADRWAPDYASAGAESVTFHAEASGAPIRLARELRARGSRAGMALKPATDVGPYLDMLPELDLLLLMTVEPGFGGQPFLEVVLPKIRRAREALDGAGVPVALQVDGGVTADTILRAAEAGADVFVAGSAVYGAADPDAAIDALRRAALG; encoded by the coding sequence ATGCCCCACCACGCCGAGCACACCCGCGGCATCCACATCCACCCCTCGATCCTCTCGGCCGACTTCGCCCGGCTCGCCGAGGAACTGGGGCGGATCGGCAGCGCGGACGCCGTGCACGTGGACGTCATGGACAACCACTTCGTGCCCAACCTGACCCTGGGCCTGCCCGTGGTGCAGGCCATCCGCGGCGCCACGGACCTGCCGCTGGACGTGCACCTGATGATCGAGGACGCCGACCGCTGGGCGCCGGACTACGCCTCGGCCGGCGCGGAGTCCGTCACCTTCCACGCCGAGGCCTCCGGGGCACCCATCCGGCTGGCCCGGGAACTGCGCGCGCGGGGCTCCCGGGCGGGCATGGCGCTCAAGCCGGCGACCGACGTCGGGCCCTACCTGGACATGCTCCCCGAACTGGACCTGTTGCTGCTGATGACGGTGGAGCCCGGCTTCGGCGGCCAGCCGTTCCTCGAGGTGGTGCTGCCGAAGATCCGCCGGGCGCGCGAGGCGCTGGACGGCGCCGGGGTGCCAGTGGCGCTGCAGGTGGACGGCGGCGTCACCGCGGACACGATCCTGCGCGCCGCCGAGGCCGGCGCCGACGTGTTCGTGGCCGGCTCGGCCGTGTACGGGGCCGCGGACCCGGATGCCGCGATCGACGCGCTGCGCCGGGCCGCCCTGGGCTGA